In Kryptolebias marmoratus isolate JLee-2015 linkage group LG20, ASM164957v2, whole genome shotgun sequence, a genomic segment contains:
- the dis3l2 gene encoding DIS3-like exonuclease 2, translating into MDSPRQAKKANLRRDAKRNQNQSSTPSQKDAYARLLSQHRSSKFTLYLEEYAKHLSSQQEGNGFNPVLQTHNDRLNIAQPKRDPMLIDFTDSSDFSPSSLKTKGEESLVSLYMEKLSARGAQQECERKQGVSERQRRGQRRDTATSQDGDIESGEEIGPSRLSGAKRHQKQQRKKEDSNRSVASKEAEALAELSQSPAKAGAKAQEQDQMKKSKNKAEHPEEEQNRDRKVKSNGADAQASRTKPPHNKDKKLQPPTASKVNSPADKNKNKGGRKPKKQVFESYRSFEEVSHGLKRGELHQGQLRINPKKYTEGFIPSPDDTRDIFLDGIVARNRALNGDIVVVQILPREQWKVVKSDTDCEGASESETQTDHLQQTPQRKTTRAPSAGVTAKDPSGEVDELVSKCQSTSISDAGRPLEDPSTSQSNEGILQKTAKVVYIVEKKHSRAVTGFLKFLPDKPFAMFSPVDHRVPRINVPLTFCPQDFSSRPADYASTLFICQITDWAADSNFAEGQLVKSLGQAGEIEPETEGILTEYDVDFSEFSDEVLDCLPKNLPWTIPPEEIRKRRDLREECIFTIDPATARDLDDALSCKQLPDGNFEVGVHIADVSYFVEQDNTLDAVASQRATSVYLVQKVIPMLPRLLCEELCSLNPLSDRLTFSVIWKITPEGKILSEWFGRSVIRSCVKLSYDHAQSMIEAPEKLFSPDELPPMDPVHPVDEIHQAVLNLHSIARNLRAQRFSGGALRLDQLKLSFTLDKETMMPQGCYIYQYRDSNKLVEEFMLLANIATAHHIHRKFPELALLRRHPPPKVKMLDELQELCSQLGIDVDFSSAGALHKSLNTVVGHDEYSSARKEVLTHMCSRPMQMALYFCSGVLKEEEHFKHYALNVPLYTHFTSPIRRYPDIIVHRLLASSLKCGPHLSLSTEEVEKLASHCNNKKTMSKRVHEFSSDLFFGVFVKECGPLDSEAMVMGVLDKSFDVLVLQYGVQKRIYCKLLADLVSFHHHKVGKKAELRLVWKSEDPESPPVEQTISIFSLVEVQLRTDASPLKYSAVLKRPESGES; encoded by the exons ATGGATTCCCCTCGGCAGGCCAAGAAAGCTAACCTGAGGCGGGATGCCAAACGCAACCAGAACCAGTCGAGCACCCCTTCACAGAAAGATGCCTATGCCAGGCTCCTCAGCCAGCACCGCAGCAGTAAGTTCACTTTGTATCTTGAAGAATATGCAAAGCATTTGTCATCCCAACAAGAGGGAAATGGTTTCAACCCAGTTCTGCAAACCCATAACGATAGGCTCAATATAGCACAACCAAAACGGGACCCAATGCTTATTGATTTTACTGATTCAAGTGACTTCTCCCCGTCCTCTTTGAAAACTAAAGGCGAAGAGAGCTTAGTGTCTTTGTACATGGAGAAATTAAGCGCTCGCGGTGCTCAGCAGGAGTGTGAAAGGAAGCAAGGTGTATCCGAACGACAGCGGCGAGGACAGAGGAGGGACACCGCCACTAGCCAGGACGGCGATATCGAATCCGGCGAGGAGATTGGGCCTTCGAGACTGAGCGGCGCCAAGAGACATCAGAAAcagcaaaggaaaaaagagGACTCCAACAGAAGTGTTGCCTCCAAAGAGGCGGAGGCGTTAGCTGAGTTGTCCCAGTCCCCAGCGAAGGCTGGTGCAAAAGCACAGGAGCAAGATCAGATGAAGAAGTCGAAGAACAAAGCAGAGCACCCTGAAGAGGAGCAAAACAGAGACAGGAAGGTAAAATCAAATGGCGCTGATGCTCAGGCGTCAAGGACTAAACCCCCTCACAATAAAGACAAGAAACTTCAGCCTCCCACAG CTTCAAAAGTCAACTCTCCTGctgacaagaataaaaacaaaggggGCAGAAAGCCAAAGAAGCAGGTGTTCGAATCCTACAGGAGTTTTGAGGAGGTTTCTCATGGCCTCAAAAGAGGAGAGCTTCATCAG GGACAACTAAGAATCAATCCTAAGAAGTATACTGAAGGTTTCATCCCCTCTCCT GACGACACACGTGATATTTTCCTGGATGGCATTGTTGCCCGCAACAGAGCGCTGAACGGAGACATAGTGGTGGTGCAAATACTCCCTCGGGAGCAGTGGAAG GTAGTGAAGTCTGATACTGACTGCGAAGGCGCCAGTGAGTCGGAGACCCAGACGGACCACCTGCAGCAGACGCCCCAGAGGAAGACGACGCGCGCGCCGAGTGCCGGCGTCACTGCGAAGGACCCGTCCGGTGAAGTGGATGAGCTCGTCAGCAAATGTCAGAGCACCTCGATCAGTGACGCAG GGAGACCTCTGGAAGACCCCTCAACATCCCAATCCAATGAAGGAATCCTACAAAAGACTGCTAAG GTGGTTTACATTGTTGAGAAGAAGCACTCCCGAGCTGTGACTGGCTTCCTGAAGTTCCTACCAGACAAGCCCTTCGCCATGTTCTCCCCTGTAGACCACCGGGTGCCACGCATTAACGTTCCCCTGACCTTCTGTCCCCAAGACTTCAGTTCCCGCCCAGCTGACTACGCCAGCACGCTGTTCATCTGCCAGATCACCGACTGGGCAGCCGACAGCAACTTCGCAGAAGG ccagcTTGTTAAGTCACTGGGTCAAGCTGGAGAAATCGAGCCGGAGACGGAGGGCATCCTGACGGAGTACGATGTTGATTTTTCCGAGTTCTCAGACGAGGTGTTGGACTGTCTTCCCAAGAACTTACCCTGGACCATCCCACCCGAGGAGATAAGAAAGAGGAGAGACCTTAG GGAGGAGTGTATCTTCACCATTGACCCTGCGACTGCCAGAGATCTGGACGACGCCCTGTCCTGTAAACAGCTCCCAGATG GCAACTTTGAAGTCGGCGTTCACATCGCTGACGTGAGCTATTTTGTGGAGCAGGACAACACTCTGGACGCTGTCGCCAGCCAAAGAGCAACAAGCGTGTACCTGGTTCAGAAG GTGATTCCCATGTTGCCACGGCTGCTGTGTGAGGAGCTGTGCAGTCTGAATCCTCTGTCTGACAGGCTCACCTTCTCTGTCATTTGGAAAATCACACCTGAGGGAAAG ATCCTGAGCGAGTGGTTCGGCCGCTCGGTCATTCGCTCCTGTGTGAAGCTGAGCTACGACCACGCTCAGAGCATGATCGAAGCCCCCGAGAAGTTGTTCTCTCCCGACGAGCTCCCGCCCATGGACCCCGTGCACCCCGTCGATGAGATCCACCAAGCTGTGCTCAACCTGCACTCTATCGCCAGGAACCTTCGAGCTCAGCGCTTCTCAGGAGGGGCCCTCAGACTGGACCAG ctcaaACTTTCTTTCACGTTAGACAAAGAGACGATGATGCCCCAAGGCTGCTATATTTACCAGTACAGAGACAGTAACAA GCTGGTGGAGGAGTTCATGCTGCTGGCTAACATTGCCACGGCGCACCACATCCACCGTAAGTTCCCCGAGCTGGCTCTGCTGCGGCGCCACCCTCCACCCAAAGTCAAGATGCTGGACGAGCTGCAGGAGCTGTGCAGCCAGCTGGGAATCGACGTCGACTTCTCCTCTGCAGGAGCGCTACAT AAGAGTCTCAACACTGTCGTCGGTCACGATGAGTACTCCAGCGCCAGGAAGGAAGTCCTCACCCACATGTGCTCCAGACCCATGCAG ATGGCGTTGTACTTCTGTTCCGGCGTATTGAAGGAGGAAGAGCATTTTAAGCACTACGCCCTGAACGTCCCTCTGTACACACACTTCACATCACCCATCCGACGCTATCCTGACATCATTGTGCACCGGCTGCTGGCGTCTTCGCTCA AGTGTGGGCCTCATTTAAGCCTGTCAACGGAGGAAGTAGAAAAACTGGCGTCGCACTGTAACAACAAGAAGACCATGTCCAAGAGAGTCCACGAGTTCAGCTCGGACCTTTTCTTTGGAGTGTTTGTAAAG GAGTGTGGCCCTCTGGATTCCGAGGCCATGGTGATGGGGGTTCTGGATAAGTCCTTCGACGTGCTGGTGCTCCAATACGGCGTGCAGAAACGCATCTACTGCAAG CTCCTTGCAGACTTGGTCTCATTCCACCATCATAAGGTGGGGAAGAAAGCTGAGCTCAGGCTGGTCTGGAAGTCAGAAGACCCAGAAAGTCCCCCCGTAGAGCAG ACCATTTCCATCTTCTCGTTGGTGGAGGTGCAGCTCAGAACAGACGCCTCGCCTCTGAAATACAGCGCCGTGCTGAAGAGGCCCGAGAGCGGAGAGTCCTAG